One Nocardia huaxiensis genomic window, ACCATCACACCATTTCAGACGTGAACAGGACGAAGTGCCCCCGGCGTTCACCCCACCGCGGCGGCCACGAGCATGTACGCGGTCCCCAGATCCATCACCACGTGCGGCAGGACGGCTACCGGCCCCGCGGACCCGATCGGATGCGGAAACATATGGCGCAGCGCCTGTCTCGACCCTGGCACCGCCATGGCCAGCGCATCGGCGAGAAACAGCGCGGCCAGGGCCAGCATGGGCGCGGGCTCCGGCGCGGTGTGGACCATACCGCCGGTGTGACCGCTCATCGCGTACAGCATCGCCGCGGCCGCGACCACGTGGTAGGCGAAGGCCATGACACTGTCACCGGCCTCCGCCTCGCCCGAACCGCGTGCGTCCGCACCGGCGCTGTCACCGCCGGCTCCAGCCGCGCGGGGCGGTCCATCGCGGCGCTGCAGGATTCGGCCCGCGAGCAGCAGGGCATAGACGACCGTCATGGCGGTGA contains:
- a CDS encoding DUF5134 domain-containing protein, producing MAAFVQEYSALRWLAVAAFALAAVIVLRRLAAVRPAAVVAHNGIRVIDPESDAAHLLMCLVMLAMLVFPAAASPRALSGVLTAMTVVYALLLAGRILQRRDGPPRAAGAGGDSAGADARGSGEAEAGDSVMAFAYHVVAAAAMLYAMSGHTGGMVHTAPEPAPMLALAALFLADALAMAVPGSRQALRHMFPHPIGSAGPVAVLPHVVMDLGTAYMLVAAAVG